Proteins co-encoded in one Tautonia rosea genomic window:
- a CDS encoding class I SAM-dependent DNA methyltransferase, which translates to MGSRRVKDTIVLNAEPPLLSIKTSISFRSHHMTKRHRIQFPREKQDLAQNEAFFYLITGESKRKIRFHDYDEIYKIPGLYEQLFYERLKCISHKKVCEILRSTVDQSKDNLSELRVLDLGAGNGIVGETLKTMGVSRVVGIDIIPDAAEATDRDRPGVYDEYYVADLTDLSEDDSEEIRSWELDCLTTVAALGFGDIPPRAFISAVNLLQNEAWVAFNIKESFLDANDMSGFSQMIRQLIFSKYLDLYHLERYRHRLSITGEPLYYFAVAGRKNADIPLDFMKGNR; encoded by the coding sequence ATGGGTTCACGTCGCGTCAAGGACACGATTGTGCTCAACGCCGAGCCGCCACTTCTTTCAATCAAGACATCTATTTCTTTTCGATCACATCACATGACGAAACGACATCGCATTCAGTTTCCTCGCGAGAAGCAAGACCTCGCTCAAAATGAAGCGTTCTTTTACTTGATTACAGGCGAATCAAAACGAAAGATTCGCTTCCACGATTACGACGAAATCTATAAGATTCCCGGCCTCTATGAACAACTGTTCTACGAACGACTTAAATGCATCTCTCACAAAAAAGTGTGTGAGATCCTACGGTCGACCGTCGATCAGTCAAAGGATAACCTTTCCGAACTTCGGGTACTCGATCTTGGTGCCGGCAACGGCATCGTGGGAGAAACCCTCAAAACAATGGGCGTCTCGCGGGTTGTCGGGATAGACATCATCCCCGATGCCGCGGAAGCGACCGACCGAGATCGGCCAGGAGTCTACGACGAATATTACGTCGCCGACTTGACGGATCTTTCCGAGGATGATTCCGAAGAGATCCGATCGTGGGAACTTGACTGCTTGACGACCGTCGCCGCCCTTGGGTTTGGTGATATTCCTCCTCGAGCGTTTATCTCTGCGGTCAATTTGCTGCAGAACGAAGCGTGGGTCGCATTTAACATCAAGGAGTCATTTCTCGACGCGAATGATATGAGCGGTTTTTCTCAGATGATCAGGCAACTGATTTTTTCGAAGTATCTCGATCTCTACCATCTGGAACGCTATCGCCATCGACTCTCCATCACAGGCGAACCCCTCTACTATTTCGCGGTCGCGGGACGAAAGAATGCCGACATCCCTCTTGATTTCATGAAGGGCAATCGCTGA
- a CDS encoding 6-phosphofructokinase translates to MTAQNQESGDQSPIRRVAILFAGGPAPAANAVISTAAASFLRRGISVVGILNGYSHLVEYAPDRPLVEGRDYITIDAQRLRRTRNSRGIMIGTARTNPGKHVNHPDDLANAEKNAPLRTVHAALSSLEVDALVSIGGDDTLKSANKFRLVQKHLSKGSRHIRVVHVPKTIDNDYLGIDFTFGYFTAVETLAGEIRNLLADAEATRAYYLAETMGRSAGWLAYGAAMAGEASLVLSVEDVSGRFESQETTTDPNTGETKTRKIMNLPEVVRHIVSAMRTREREGKEFGVIVLAEGLAEFLPSEYLKGIPRDDHGHISIAQVDLGRTFSRLVSEQYKKETGKSRKVTGLQLGYESRCAAPHAFDVMLGSQLGVGAYRALVEEQRDGVMISVAGQLDLNYVNFDQLVDPKTLITVVRFIKQNSDFHRLARFLETQVSE, encoded by the coding sequence ATGACTGCGCAGAACCAGGAGTCCGGCGATCAGTCTCCGATTCGTCGTGTCGCCATTCTCTTTGCCGGAGGACCCGCCCCGGCAGCCAACGCCGTGATTTCGACCGCAGCTGCCTCGTTCTTGAGGCGAGGAATTTCGGTCGTTGGTATCCTCAATGGGTACTCGCATCTGGTCGAGTACGCCCCCGATCGCCCGCTGGTTGAGGGCCGAGACTATATCACCATCGACGCTCAACGACTTCGGCGTACTCGGAACAGCCGGGGCATCATGATCGGAACGGCCCGGACCAATCCCGGCAAGCACGTCAACCATCCCGATGACCTGGCCAATGCAGAGAAGAACGCCCCGCTCCGGACGGTTCACGCCGCGCTGTCCTCGCTTGAGGTCGATGCCCTGGTTTCGATCGGTGGTGACGATACCCTGAAGTCGGCCAACAAGTTCCGACTCGTCCAGAAGCATCTGTCCAAGGGTTCCCGGCACATCCGGGTTGTCCACGTTCCCAAGACGATCGACAACGACTACCTCGGAATCGACTTTACCTTCGGCTACTTCACCGCGGTGGAAACCCTCGCCGGGGAGATCCGGAACCTCCTGGCCGATGCCGAGGCGACCCGGGCCTACTACCTTGCGGAAACGATGGGCCGATCGGCGGGCTGGCTGGCTTACGGAGCAGCCATGGCCGGCGAGGCGAGCCTGGTGTTGAGCGTCGAGGATGTTTCAGGTCGGTTCGAATCTCAGGAAACGACGACCGATCCGAACACCGGCGAGACCAAGACCCGAAAGATCATGAACTTGCCCGAGGTCGTTCGCCATATCGTTTCTGCGATGCGGACCCGAGAGCGTGAGGGCAAGGAATTTGGGGTGATCGTCCTCGCCGAAGGGCTCGCCGAGTTTCTCCCGTCCGAGTACCTCAAGGGGATTCCCCGCGACGACCACGGGCACATTTCCATTGCACAGGTGGATCTTGGACGAACCTTCTCCCGCCTCGTCTCCGAACAGTACAAGAAGGAGACTGGCAAGTCGCGGAAGGTGACCGGTTTGCAACTGGGTTACGAATCCCGATGCGCCGCGCCCCACGCCTTCGATGTCATGCTCGGCAGCCAGCTTGGTGTCGGGGCGTATCGAGCCCTGGTGGAAGAACAACGCGACGGAGTCATGATCTCCGTTGCCGGTCAACTCGATCTGAATTACGTCAACTTCGATCAGCTCGTCGATCCGAAGACGTTGATTACCGTGGTCCGTTTCATCAAGCAGAATTCCGATTTCCACCGTCTGGCCCGGTTTCTCGAAACCCAGGTCAGCGAGTGA
- a CDS encoding tetratricopeptide repeat protein has product MLKALTLALLATVPEDQATTSLQRRIEAEPNDLDARVALLRRSLAVSPSPVDQPRIGRNPEGADTALQELTTLLAQFPDHPGVREAMIDASLDSGQMDQARSLLRSWPEVLKDDPRRLRLQARLDLDVEGRPDRAAEALTLLLSSTPHDWHLRARLSRALEMQGASEEARRQAQIVDQLRERLEPDRLGRRLATSLQALDDPKSLDDLANLCASVGLSKLASAWRREADSLRAAQALRDGLPGTF; this is encoded by the coding sequence ATGCTCAAGGCCCTCACGCTTGCCCTCCTGGCAACCGTTCCCGAAGACCAGGCGACCACCTCCTTGCAGCGACGAATCGAGGCGGAGCCCAACGATCTTGACGCCAGGGTCGCCTTGCTCCGACGCTCCTTGGCGGTCAGCCCCTCGCCCGTCGATCAACCTCGGATCGGCCGGAACCCGGAAGGGGCCGACACCGCCTTGCAAGAACTGACGACGCTCCTGGCTCAGTTCCCGGATCACCCGGGTGTTCGAGAAGCCATGATTGACGCCTCACTGGATTCGGGTCAAATGGATCAGGCTCGATCCCTCCTGCGATCCTGGCCCGAGGTCCTCAAGGACGATCCGAGACGCTTGCGACTTCAAGCCCGCCTCGATCTTGATGTCGAAGGTCGCCCCGATCGCGCCGCGGAAGCCCTGACACTCCTGCTGTCTTCGACCCCGCACGACTGGCACCTCCGCGCTCGGCTTTCTCGGGCCCTGGAGATGCAAGGCGCTTCGGAAGAGGCCCGCCGTCAGGCTCAGATCGTGGATCAGCTCAGGGAACGTCTCGAACCCGATCGGCTCGGCCGACGGCTCGCGACCTCGCTCCAAGCACTCGACGATCCGAAGTCCCTGGACGATCTGGCGAATCTTTGTGCCTCGGTCGGTTTGTCCAAGCTGGCCTCGGCCTGGCGTCGAGAAGCCGACAGCCTTCGAGCCGCCCAGGCACTTCGCGATGGACTGCCGGGAACCTTCTGA
- the hemA gene encoding glutamyl-tRNA reductase: MALGVDHHSAPQEVREALAFDGAKRADGLRAMKAQFPEIEFVVLSTCNRVELYVAGDPELMPQVGDLTQFLAQFHGIAVDQFATHLVDYHDEEAIEHAFRVTSSIESLVVGEGQIQGQVKEAYEAAKEIGTVGPILHEVFQQAARVGKRVREATGMDRGRLSIASVAVDVARRVFDHFQDKTVLVIGAGKMAELTLRHLEPLKPGRLLVTNRSFDRARDTAALWGGEPLSFDDLYRALVEADVVVSTTASAEPIVSYELYARVLKARRYRLSLILDIAVPRDFDPRINRLEMANLYSVDDLQAEADANREGRLRAVETASMIVREETTACVEAIRHRHHAGSILRQLGDYSDAVRLRELERLFASRPHLEDSDRKAIAQTLHRFQNQLLHHPRTALRSATTVPDGSGRSLIDAVRHLFGLRDGT; this comes from the coding sequence ATGGCTCTGGGCGTGGATCATCATTCGGCTCCCCAGGAGGTACGAGAGGCCCTCGCATTCGACGGCGCGAAGCGAGCCGATGGACTGAGGGCGATGAAGGCCCAGTTTCCCGAAATCGAATTCGTGGTCCTCTCGACCTGCAACCGGGTGGAGTTGTACGTCGCGGGGGATCCGGAACTGATGCCGCAGGTTGGCGACCTGACCCAGTTCCTGGCTCAGTTTCACGGGATTGCGGTCGACCAGTTCGCGACCCATCTGGTCGACTACCACGACGAGGAGGCGATCGAGCACGCCTTCCGGGTCACGAGCAGCATCGAGAGCCTGGTTGTTGGTGAGGGACAAATTCAAGGGCAAGTCAAGGAAGCCTACGAGGCCGCGAAGGAGATCGGCACAGTCGGGCCGATCTTGCACGAGGTCTTCCAGCAGGCCGCCCGTGTCGGCAAGCGCGTCCGCGAGGCGACCGGCATGGACCGAGGCCGACTCTCGATCGCCAGTGTGGCCGTCGATGTGGCTCGTCGCGTCTTCGACCATTTTCAAGACAAGACGGTCCTGGTGATCGGCGCCGGGAAGATGGCAGAGCTGACCCTGCGTCATCTCGAACCGTTGAAGCCGGGTCGGCTTCTCGTGACCAACCGCAGCTTCGACCGGGCCCGAGATACGGCGGCCCTTTGGGGGGGCGAGCCATTATCGTTCGACGACCTGTATCGAGCCCTGGTCGAGGCGGACGTCGTGGTGAGCACCACGGCCTCTGCGGAGCCAATCGTTTCCTACGAGCTCTATGCGCGGGTGCTGAAGGCACGGCGGTATCGCCTCTCGTTGATCCTCGACATTGCGGTCCCTCGCGACTTTGACCCCCGGATCAACAGACTGGAGATGGCCAACCTCTACAGTGTTGACGACCTCCAGGCCGAGGCCGACGCCAACCGCGAAGGTCGCCTTCGCGCGGTGGAGACGGCCTCCATGATCGTCCGCGAAGAGACGACGGCCTGCGTCGAGGCGATTCGTCACCGGCACCATGCCGGATCGATTCTTCGACAACTGGGCGACTACTCAGACGCAGTTCGACTCCGGGAACTCGAACGATTGTTTGCCTCTCGGCCCCACCTCGAAGACAGTGATCGTAAGGCAATTGCTCAGACTCTCCATCGTTTCCAGAATCAATTGCTGCATCACCCGAGAACCGCACTCCGATCGGCCACGACTGTTCCCGATGGCTCGGGCCGATCGTTGATCGACGCGGTGCGACATCTGTTTGGTCTCCGAGACGGAACCTGA
- a CDS encoding cytochrome C assembly family protein — MIDRLSVLCFAGTYGLALAADLARLMLRVPVRWQLAVGLTALGWVVHTVFLGNLAWRAGQVPIATVFHSLLVLAWILSGIGLYLTFRAPKPSAIGVFVLPLVLALLGSAVAMPADARADWTRLGGWETVWGTIHGLLLLFGAVSTCVAFLAGLMYLAQADRLKRKRPQRFGIALPSLEQSERWNRAAITLAFPMLTAGLAIGIALNAGSRREGRAVLDWSDPKVISALGLWVVFAALLHVRYRPEWRGKRVMLLTVLAFAFMLFTLLGVDLLLPTAHGVAREARVGQSLEVSP, encoded by the coding sequence ATGATCGACCGCCTCAGTGTCCTTTGTTTCGCCGGGACCTACGGTCTGGCCCTGGCTGCGGATCTGGCCCGCCTGATGCTGCGGGTTCCGGTACGCTGGCAATTGGCTGTCGGGCTCACGGCCCTGGGATGGGTGGTGCATACGGTCTTCCTTGGCAACCTTGCCTGGCGGGCCGGCCAGGTGCCCATTGCCACGGTCTTTCACTCGTTGCTGGTGCTGGCCTGGATTTTGTCGGGGATCGGGCTTTATCTCACGTTCAGGGCTCCGAAGCCCTCGGCGATTGGGGTGTTTGTGCTCCCCTTGGTGCTGGCCTTGCTCGGGTCGGCCGTGGCGATGCCTGCCGACGCTCGGGCCGACTGGACCCGACTTGGAGGCTGGGAAACCGTCTGGGGAACGATTCACGGGCTCTTGCTGCTGTTTGGAGCAGTAAGCACCTGCGTTGCCTTTCTTGCGGGATTGATGTACCTCGCTCAGGCTGACCGCTTGAAACGGAAGCGTCCTCAGCGCTTCGGGATTGCCTTGCCCAGCCTCGAGCAATCGGAGCGATGGAATCGGGCGGCCATCACCCTGGCGTTTCCGATGCTCACCGCCGGCCTGGCGATCGGAATCGCGTTGAATGCCGGGTCGAGGCGCGAGGGTCGGGCGGTGCTCGACTGGTCCGATCCGAAGGTCATTAGCGCCCTGGGGCTTTGGGTCGTCTTCGCCGCCTTGCTTCACGTTCGCTATCGACCCGAGTGGCGAGGCAAGCGGGTGATGTTACTGACGGTCCTGGCCTTCGCCTTCATGCTCTTCACGCTGCTTGGCGTCGATCTGCTGCTGCCGACGGCGCACGGGGTTGCCCGAGAAGCACGGGTCGGCCAGAGCCTGGAGGTGTCGCCGTGA
- a CDS encoding cytochrome-c peroxidase produces the protein MRRTIITILATLGLAASAGIGIARTGPIAEPPATANVAKPAWPPQEEPEVPLGLFPIFWPEDNPYSPAKAELGRLLYFDTRLSSDSTVSCASCHDPRQAFTDAAPFSTGIGEQKGGRSAPTVINRAFTTLQFWDGRAASLEEQAIGPIANPLEMTRETDVDKAHEAVVQRLSGIEGYQKRFVEVFGSDEISIDHVAKAIATFERTVLSGNSPYDRYKAGDEDALTEAQLRGMDVFFNKAACDACHLGVNFSDESFVNIGIGYDPQTATFADMGRAEVTGNDRDTGAFKTPTLREIEHTAPYMHDGSLATLEEVVEHYNKGGIPNPYIDQRMKPLALTTQEKADLVAFLRALSGEGWQHLEAPAEFPE, from the coding sequence ATGAGACGCACGATCATCACCATACTGGCAACACTCGGTTTGGCGGCGAGCGCCGGAATCGGGATCGCCCGAACCGGACCAATTGCCGAGCCTCCCGCCACTGCGAACGTAGCGAAACCCGCCTGGCCCCCTCAGGAAGAGCCCGAGGTGCCTCTGGGCCTCTTCCCCATCTTCTGGCCCGAGGATAACCCGTACAGCCCGGCAAAAGCCGAACTCGGCCGCTTGCTCTATTTTGATACCCGCCTCTCCTCGGATTCCACCGTGTCCTGCGCGAGCTGTCACGATCCTCGCCAGGCATTCACGGATGCAGCTCCGTTTTCGACAGGGATCGGCGAGCAGAAAGGTGGCCGAAGCGCACCGACGGTCATCAACCGAGCCTTCACAACCCTTCAGTTCTGGGACGGCCGCGCTGCGTCTCTGGAAGAACAGGCCATTGGTCCAATTGCCAACCCGCTCGAAATGACCAGGGAAACCGATGTGGATAAAGCTCACGAGGCTGTTGTCCAGCGGTTGAGCGGAATCGAGGGTTACCAAAAGCGATTCGTCGAGGTGTTCGGCAGCGATGAAATCAGCATCGACCACGTGGCCAAGGCCATTGCCACCTTTGAACGAACCGTGCTCTCAGGCAACTCGCCCTACGATCGCTACAAGGCCGGTGACGAGGACGCTCTGACCGAAGCCCAGCTTCGCGGAATGGACGTCTTCTTCAACAAGGCCGCCTGTGACGCCTGCCACCTCGGGGTCAACTTCAGCGACGAATCGTTCGTGAACATCGGGATTGGCTACGATCCGCAAACCGCCACCTTCGCCGACATGGGCCGAGCCGAGGTGACCGGGAACGATCGCGACACGGGCGCCTTCAAAACGCCCACGTTGCGAGAGATCGAACACACGGCACCGTACATGCACGACGGAAGCCTGGCGACCCTCGAAGAGGTCGTCGAGCATTATAACAAGGGTGGGATTCCCAATCCTTACATCGATCAACGCATGAAACCGTTAGCCCTGACCACCCAGGAGAAAGCTGATCTTGTCGCCTTCCTTAGAGCCCTGAGCGGAGAAGGCTGGCAACATCTGGAAGCTCCTGCGGAATTCCCGGAATAA
- the tenA gene encoding thiaminase II — protein sequence MAPLDPRFTEQLWNAIVPIYDAILEHPFVSGLTDGRLPRDRFAFYVVQDAIYLRTFARALSVLASVAPDAKTTRMFNHHASDAIAVEQSLHDGFLAELGLHPEQIEKTEASPNARAYCDFLMASTTSQPFHEGLAAVLPCYWIYQRVGQHLLPKGSPEPLYQRWIETYGGEQFDEVVRQVLSLTDKIAPTLTDAQRLRMSERFVVGTRYEWMFWDAAYRLQRWPV from the coding sequence GTGGCCCCGCTTGATCCCCGATTTACGGAACAGCTCTGGAACGCGATCGTGCCGATCTACGATGCGATCCTCGAACACCCCTTTGTCTCGGGCCTGACAGACGGACGGTTGCCGCGTGATCGGTTTGCGTTCTATGTCGTCCAGGACGCAATTTATCTCCGAACCTTTGCCAGGGCCCTTTCGGTTCTTGCCTCCGTGGCACCGGACGCCAAAACCACCCGCATGTTCAACCATCATGCGAGCGACGCCATCGCCGTTGAGCAATCGCTTCATGACGGGTTTCTTGCCGAACTCGGTTTGCATCCGGAACAGATCGAGAAGACCGAAGCGAGTCCGAACGCTCGTGCCTACTGCGACTTCCTGATGGCGTCGACCACAAGCCAACCGTTTCATGAAGGGCTGGCTGCCGTCTTGCCTTGTTACTGGATTTATCAGCGAGTCGGTCAGCATCTGCTGCCGAAAGGGTCTCCCGAGCCCCTCTATCAGCGCTGGATAGAAACGTACGGAGGAGAGCAATTTGATGAAGTCGTTCGCCAGGTGCTCAGTTTGACCGACAAGATCGCCCCGACCCTGACCGACGCCCAACGCCTTCGCATGTCCGAACGATTTGTTGTTGGCACACGATATGAATGGATGTTCTGGGACGCCGCCTATCGACTTCAACGGTGGCCGGTTTAA